The proteins below come from a single Prolixibacter sp. NT017 genomic window:
- a CDS encoding DUF3667 domain-containing protein yields MLNNMPVEPENQETCKNCGTTFHGKYCPECGQSLRDFQKPFGMVAVDFLGNVAAFDTRLWHTIKPLFFEPGKLTKEFLAGRRVRYVPPFRLLFFFSFVFFLLLSFHYRGVLRTHLKDADQIEKQLSSRGLPVDSLQNKAEEKMKTHGDVLQEVSKQMEAGKDTLTDSSEKEIFQKVSMLLKYPEVFMSKLLQTTSWLVFLLIPVFALLMSLFFRKTHPYYINHLIFTVHFHAFLYLAGIVALLGIWVAGPKLDGYITLLLFAGAGVYFFLAIRKFYQRSWWVTIKRFVWVSFFYFMSLMVMLSAAVYISFRFL; encoded by the coding sequence ATGTTGAATAACATGCCAGTTGAGCCTGAAAATCAGGAGACCTGTAAGAATTGTGGAACGACTTTTCACGGGAAATACTGTCCGGAATGCGGACAATCGTTGCGTGATTTTCAGAAACCTTTTGGGATGGTCGCCGTCGATTTTCTGGGCAATGTAGCCGCATTCGATACCCGTTTATGGCATACCATCAAACCTCTTTTTTTCGAACCCGGAAAATTGACGAAAGAATTTCTTGCCGGGAGGCGGGTGCGTTATGTTCCGCCATTCCGGTTGCTTTTTTTCTTCAGTTTTGTATTCTTTTTGTTGCTGAGCTTTCATTACCGGGGAGTTCTTCGAACACATCTCAAAGATGCAGACCAAATCGAAAAACAGCTCAGTAGCCGAGGACTACCGGTCGACTCGTTGCAGAATAAAGCCGAGGAGAAGATGAAGACGCACGGTGATGTTCTGCAGGAAGTTTCGAAACAGATGGAGGCTGGAAAAGATACCCTTACCGATTCGTCGGAGAAGGAAATATTTCAGAAGGTTTCGATGTTACTGAAATATCCCGAAGTGTTTATGTCCAAGTTGTTGCAGACGACTTCGTGGCTGGTGTTTTTGTTGATACCGGTGTTTGCTCTTTTGATGAGTCTGTTTTTCCGGAAAACGCATCCGTATTACATCAATCATTTAATTTTCACGGTGCATTTCCATGCCTTTCTATACCTGGCGGGGATTGTTGCATTACTCGGAATTTGGGTGGCCGGCCCCAAACTAGACGGATACATTACCTTGTTGCTTTTCGCCGGAGCGGGAGTTTATTTCTTCCTGGCCATCCGGAAATTCTATCAACGGAGTTGGTGGGTAACTATCAAACGGTTTGTCTGGGTTTCCTTTTTCTATTTCATGTCGTTAATGGTCATGCTTTCGGCAGCGGTCTATATTTCGTTCAGGTTTCTGTAA
- a CDS encoding branched-chain amino acid aminotransferase, whose amino-acid sequence METIDWKNLGFGYRKADYNIRCWYRNGKWGELEVSDSEQVTMHMAATALHYGQEAFEGLKAFRGKDNKVRVFRMDENAKRLRNSANGIMMAPVPEDLFMDAIRKAVKMNEKYVPPFESGASLYIRPLLIGTGPQIGVKPAEEYLFMVFVMPVGPYFKEGFKPTDLVIYREYDRAAPHGTGIYKVGGNYAASLQAGTRAHSEGYSAVLYLDAKEKKYLDECGPANFFGIKNNTYVTPKSTSILPSITNMSLRQLAADMGMTVEERKIPVEELAEFEEVGACGTAAVISPIKRVYDADIDKEYTYGKEPGAVSQKLYDKLRAIQYGTEPDPYGWTEVIE is encoded by the coding sequence ATGGAAACTATCGACTGGAAAAATTTAGGATTCGGCTACCGGAAAGCCGATTACAATATCAGGTGCTGGTATCGCAATGGAAAATGGGGCGAACTGGAGGTATCCGATTCGGAACAGGTAACCATGCACATGGCAGCCACCGCACTGCATTATGGCCAGGAAGCATTTGAAGGACTGAAAGCTTTTCGTGGAAAAGACAACAAAGTACGCGTTTTCCGCATGGACGAAAACGCCAAGCGTCTGCGCAATTCCGCTAACGGAATCATGATGGCTCCGGTTCCGGAAGACCTTTTCATGGACGCTATTCGGAAAGCTGTTAAGATGAATGAAAAATATGTACCTCCATTCGAATCAGGCGCATCGCTTTACATTCGCCCGCTACTGATTGGTACCGGACCACAAATTGGCGTTAAACCTGCGGAAGAATACCTTTTCATGGTATTTGTGATGCCGGTAGGCCCTTACTTTAAAGAAGGCTTTAAACCGACTGATTTGGTTATCTACCGTGAATATGACCGGGCTGCACCTCACGGAACCGGTATTTATAAAGTGGGTGGAAACTACGCTGCCAGTCTGCAGGCCGGAACCCGCGCGCACAGCGAAGGTTACTCCGCCGTTCTTTATCTCGATGCCAAAGAGAAAAAATACCTCGACGAGTGCGGACCCGCCAACTTTTTCGGTATTAAAAACAATACCTATGTAACGCCGAAGTCGACTTCCATCCTTCCTTCCATTACCAACATGAGTCTTCGCCAGCTGGCAGCTGATATGGGAATGACCGTGGAAGAACGGAAAATTCCGGTGGAAGAACTGGCCGAATTCGAAGAAGTGGGAGCCTGTGGTACGGCAGCCGTTATTTCCCCCATCAAACGGGTTTACGACGCCGATATCGACAAGGAATATACGTACGGAAAAGAACCGGGCGCAGTCAGTCAGAAACTGTACGATAAACTTCGCGCCATTCAGTACGGAACCGAACCGGATCCTTACGGATGGACTGAAGTAATTGAATAA
- the nadA gene encoding quinolinate synthase NadA, whose amino-acid sequence MEEVAIRRMLEDKGFIDEPVSPQVNLVEEIQRLKREKNAVILGHFYITPELQDISDFLGDSLALARKAQETDADVIVFLGVHFMAETAKILNPDKKVIIPDLKAGCSLAESAPKEAFAKFKAEHPGHKVISYINCTADIKTLSDVIVTSSNAKKIVDSFPEDAKLIFAPDKNLGNYLNSQTGRDMVLWDGACMVHEKYSLERILELMDENPDAEFIAHPECEKPVLMVAKYVGSTTALLNYVQQHESKKFIVATESGILHQMQKACPDKVFIPAPSIDSTCGCNDCTYMKLNTVQKLYLALKHERPEINLDADTIEKAKAPILRMLELS is encoded by the coding sequence ATGGAAGAAGTAGCAATCCGGCGAATGCTGGAGGATAAAGGGTTCATCGACGAACCTGTTTCCCCGCAGGTCAACCTGGTTGAAGAGATTCAGCGATTGAAGCGGGAAAAGAATGCAGTCATTCTGGGACATTTCTATATCACTCCTGAGTTACAGGATATTTCCGATTTTTTGGGCGATTCATTGGCATTAGCCAGAAAAGCACAGGAGACTGACGCTGATGTTATTGTTTTCCTGGGCGTTCATTTCATGGCCGAAACGGCCAAAATCCTGAATCCTGATAAGAAAGTAATCATCCCGGACCTGAAAGCCGGTTGTTCGCTGGCCGAATCGGCGCCCAAAGAGGCTTTCGCCAAATTCAAGGCCGAGCATCCGGGCCATAAAGTGATTTCGTACATTAACTGTACGGCCGACATCAAAACACTCTCCGATGTGATTGTTACTTCCTCGAACGCGAAGAAGATTGTCGATTCGTTCCCGGAAGATGCGAAACTGATTTTTGCCCCGGACAAAAACCTGGGTAATTACCTCAACTCGCAAACCGGACGTGACATGGTATTGTGGGACGGAGCCTGCATGGTCCATGAAAAGTATTCGCTGGAGCGGATTCTGGAGTTGATGGATGAAAATCCGGACGCAGAGTTTATCGCCCATCCCGAATGTGAAAAACCGGTGTTGATGGTGGCCAAATACGTAGGTTCAACAACGGCACTACTCAATTACGTTCAGCAGCACGAGTCTAAAAAGTTTATTGTCGCCACCGAAAGCGGAATTCTGCACCAGATGCAAAAAGCTTGTCCCGATAAGGTGTTCATCCCGGCTCCATCCATCGACTCGACGTGTGGTTGCAACGATTGTACTTACATGAAGCTGAATACGGTTCAGAAGCTGTACCTCGCGCTGAAACACGAGCGTCCGGAAATTAACCTGGATGCTGACACCATCGAAAAAGCCAAAGCGCCCATTCTGCGGATGTTGGAGCTTTCATAA
- a CDS encoding patatin-like phospholipase family protein: protein MKQKVALVLGSGGARGLAHIGVIEELEARGYEISSVAGTSMGAMVGGFYAAGVLEPFAKRMCKLTMRDLWHYMDLTISSRGFVKGDRIFKTIHEEFTHDVNIEDLDIPFTAVATDLVSHQLEVFDKGSLFTAVRASISVPDVFTPVEVGKKRLVDGAVISPIPIPYVKRQKDDILVVVNLSGDDKSYEEQSKKMLRKSGKEIKKKEEEKQTLHQKLAQFFTFQMPGIKFDYLETMGKTIELMQREIAALTIRNHQPDIVINIPFQLATPWEFERSAEIRATGREIAVSALDAWEEKRLIKSAG from the coding sequence ATGAAACAGAAAGTCGCATTGGTATTGGGCAGCGGTGGCGCCCGGGGCTTGGCCCATATTGGAGTAATCGAAGAGCTGGAAGCCCGTGGTTATGAAATCAGTTCGGTTGCCGGCACATCGATGGGGGCTATGGTCGGCGGATTTTACGCTGCCGGCGTATTGGAGCCGTTTGCCAAACGAATGTGTAAGCTCACCATGCGCGACCTTTGGCATTACATGGATTTGACCATCAGCAGCCGGGGATTTGTAAAGGGCGACCGGATATTCAAGACCATCCACGAAGAATTTACCCATGATGTGAATATTGAGGATTTAGATATTCCGTTTACAGCGGTTGCGACCGATTTGGTTAGTCATCAACTTGAAGTATTTGATAAAGGTTCGCTGTTTACGGCCGTTCGTGCTTCCATATCGGTACCCGATGTTTTTACGCCGGTAGAAGTGGGCAAAAAAAGACTGGTCGACGGAGCGGTGATATCGCCGATTCCTATTCCGTACGTGAAGCGGCAGAAAGACGACATCCTGGTGGTTGTTAACCTTTCGGGAGACGACAAGAGTTATGAGGAGCAATCGAAGAAAATGCTTCGAAAATCGGGTAAGGAAATAAAAAAGAAGGAAGAGGAAAAGCAGACGCTGCACCAGAAACTGGCCCAGTTTTTCACATTCCAGATGCCCGGAATCAAGTTCGATTACCTGGAAACCATGGGGAAAACCATCGAGCTAATGCAGCGGGAAATTGCGGCGTTAACGATACGGAATCACCAACCCGATATTGTGATTAACATCCCGTTTCAGTTGGCCACGCCCTGGGAATTCGAGCGTTCGGCCGAAATCCGGGCAACCGGAAGAGAAATTGCCGTATCAGCACTGGATGCATGGGAAGAAAAACGCCTGATTAAATCGGCTGGATAG
- a CDS encoding TonB-dependent receptor — protein MKKSVFTVLLGMIMGLYSFTAFGQGTITGQVVDAETGESLIGAAVTVNGTTIGTATDFNGSFKLQVPAGEQTVKFSYIGYEQKEQSVTVKNGATVDMKKVQLKNDAVGLSEVNVMANVAVSRKTPVAATTINAKTIQLQLGSQEFPAIMKMTPSVYTSNLGGGYGDSRINVRGFDQKNVAVLINGIPVNDMENGWVYWSNWAGLSDATRMMQVQRGLGASKLAISSVGGTLNIITKTTDAKKGGFAQYGMTDYGRKKLMLGLSTGLMDNGWAVSFIGSRTEGTGYIQSTWVDAWSYFLSISKQLNDKNLLQFTAIGAPQKHGQRPNDEYSAMTETVHDAMGTKFNMRYGYLDGKKMNEKVNYYHKPQFALNWYWDISEDAKLQTSVYASVGRGGGSGLLGRYYGSFQYMGETVPGFYYKYDVPKVGFGTDGYDISNPMAHEDFNISRAANINAAGQGEGAVQILRNSVNQHNWEGILSSLNAHLGENLNLVAGIDGRIYKGIHYREVRDLLGANYWDDSYAGYKSGNAMAKVGDKIDYYDDGLVNYFGGFGQLEYSNDIWSAFVAATLSNTWYKRIDYFTYDNNTYNANGYNGEPNYKGVKSPTENQMGYNVKGGVNWNVSPRSNFFVNAGYYARAPYFDYVFINYSNDVNPDYTTEKISSIEAGYGYKSKKFDARINAYYTQWNDRWTNGSYRYTMPDGTSANQTVYFKGLNELHKGVEAELKYNPTHWLRLAANGSVNDWHYTKDVNVDIFDDSHAKVGSATLYTKDLKVADAPQTQFGLAAKANLTKQIDLGLNWLYNADFYAKFSPEKRTDPNDRQQSWKIPNYNTLDARIGYAFKLGGLDSYFNANCYNVFNTSYIADAWDRGSGVGNHTRDNMVGFWGFGRNFNFSLRVNF, from the coding sequence ATGAAAAAGTCAGTCTTTACTGTCCTTCTCGGTATGATAATGGGGCTCTACTCATTTACCGCTTTTGGACAGGGAACAATTACCGGACAGGTAGTTGACGCAGAAACAGGCGAGAGCCTGATTGGTGCCGCCGTTACGGTTAATGGCACGACCATTGGAACTGCGACAGATTTCAATGGAAGCTTTAAGTTACAGGTCCCTGCCGGAGAGCAAACCGTTAAATTTTCTTATATCGGCTATGAGCAAAAAGAGCAATCGGTTACGGTGAAAAACGGTGCGACTGTCGATATGAAGAAAGTGCAGTTGAAGAATGACGCTGTTGGTCTTTCTGAAGTAAACGTAATGGCTAACGTGGCTGTTTCACGTAAAACTCCTGTTGCTGCTACGACCATTAATGCCAAAACCATCCAGTTGCAACTCGGTTCTCAGGAATTTCCTGCCATCATGAAAATGACGCCGAGTGTATACACCAGTAATTTAGGTGGTGGTTACGGTGATTCTCGTATCAACGTTCGTGGTTTCGACCAGAAAAACGTTGCTGTATTGATCAACGGTATTCCGGTGAACGATATGGAAAACGGATGGGTGTACTGGTCGAACTGGGCTGGTCTGTCTGATGCTACCCGCATGATGCAGGTTCAGCGTGGTTTGGGAGCTTCGAAGCTGGCAATCAGCTCTGTTGGAGGTACCCTGAACATTATCACCAAAACAACCGATGCGAAAAAAGGTGGTTTCGCGCAGTACGGAATGACTGATTACGGTCGGAAGAAGCTCATGCTGGGACTTTCTACCGGTTTGATGGATAATGGCTGGGCTGTTTCTTTCATTGGTAGCCGCACCGAAGGAACCGGATACATTCAGTCTACCTGGGTAGATGCGTGGTCATACTTCCTTTCGATTTCGAAGCAGCTGAACGACAAAAACCTGCTTCAGTTTACTGCTATTGGTGCTCCGCAGAAACACGGACAGCGTCCGAACGATGAGTATTCTGCCATGACTGAAACCGTTCACGATGCGATGGGAACCAAATTCAACATGCGTTACGGTTACCTCGATGGTAAGAAAATGAACGAAAAAGTAAACTATTACCACAAACCTCAGTTCGCGTTGAACTGGTACTGGGATATCAGCGAAGATGCTAAATTGCAGACTTCTGTTTATGCCTCTGTTGGTCGTGGTGGTGGTTCCGGCTTGCTGGGACGTTACTATGGTTCTTTCCAGTACATGGGCGAAACCGTTCCCGGATTTTACTACAAGTATGACGTGCCGAAAGTAGGTTTCGGAACTGATGGCTATGACATCTCAAACCCAATGGCACATGAAGACTTCAATATTTCCCGCGCTGCCAACATCAACGCAGCAGGTCAGGGAGAAGGTGCTGTTCAGATTCTTCGTAACTCGGTTAACCAGCACAACTGGGAAGGTATTCTTTCTTCTTTGAATGCACACCTGGGTGAAAACCTGAACCTGGTTGCCGGTATCGACGGTCGTATTTACAAAGGTATCCACTACCGTGAAGTTCGCGACCTGTTGGGTGCTAACTACTGGGACGATTCTTACGCCGGATACAAGTCGGGTAACGCCATGGCCAAAGTTGGTGACAAAATTGACTACTACGATGATGGTCTGGTGAACTACTTCGGTGGATTCGGTCAGTTGGAGTATTCAAACGACATTTGGTCGGCTTTCGTTGCTGCAACACTCTCCAATACCTGGTACAAACGTATCGACTATTTCACTTACGACAACAACACCTATAATGCCAATGGTTACAACGGTGAGCCGAACTACAAAGGCGTAAAAAGTCCGACTGAAAACCAGATGGGTTACAACGTAAAAGGTGGTGTTAACTGGAACGTTAGCCCACGTTCGAACTTCTTCGTGAATGCAGGTTACTATGCTCGTGCACCTTACTTCGACTATGTATTCATCAACTACTCAAACGATGTGAATCCGGATTACACTACCGAGAAAATTTCATCGATTGAAGCAGGTTACGGATACAAATCGAAAAAATTCGATGCACGCATCAACGCATACTACACGCAGTGGAACGACCGGTGGACCAATGGTTCTTATCGCTATACTATGCCTGACGGAACTTCTGCCAACCAGACTGTATATTTCAAAGGTCTGAACGAGTTGCACAAAGGTGTTGAGGCCGAGTTGAAATACAACCCGACTCACTGGTTGCGTTTGGCTGCCAACGGTTCGGTTAACGACTGGCACTATACCAAAGACGTGAACGTTGACATATTCGACGACAGTCACGCAAAAGTAGGTTCTGCTACATTGTATACAAAGGATCTGAAAGTTGCTGATGCACCGCAGACTCAGTTTGGTTTGGCTGCAAAAGCAAATCTGACCAAACAGATTGACTTAGGTCTGAACTGGTTGTACAACGCTGATTTCTACGCTAAATTCTCTCCTGAGAAACGTACCGATCCGAATGACCGTCAGCAGTCATGGAAAATCCCGAACTACAACACATTGGATGCCCGTATCGGATATGCATTCAAACTTGGAGGTCTTGATTCTTATTTCAATGCCAACTGCTACAACGTATTCAATACGTCGTACATTGCCGATGCATGGGACCGCGGTTCAGGTGTTGGAAATCACACCCGCGACAACATGGTTGGTTTCTGGGGATTCGGACGTAACTTCAACTTCTCACTTCGTGTGAACTTCTAA